Proteins co-encoded in one Capnocytophaga ochracea DSM 7271 genomic window:
- the dapF gene encoding diaminopimelate epimerase, whose protein sequence is MMKFYKYQGTGNDFVMIDNRKGVFPKNNETLVAQLCHRRFGIGADGLILLEDDPQYDFRMVYYNSDGRESTMCGNGGRCVVAFAKQLGIIEHETLFIAVDGEHRATIEGDSYVRLQMKNVTEVEEHKGYVFLNTGSPHHVQWVEEVDAVDVKSEGATIRYGELYATQGGSNVNFVSKGEKGFKVRTYERGVEDETYSCGTGVTAVAIALYHIGETDAQQITLHTRGGDLQVAFDRVGEGYENIYLSGSAQFVFDGTIEELKGKE, encoded by the coding sequence ATGATGAAATTCTACAAATATCAAGGAACAGGGAACGATTTTGTGATGATAGACAATCGCAAAGGGGTATTTCCTAAAAATAACGAAACGCTTGTGGCACAATTGTGTCATAGGCGTTTTGGTATTGGAGCCGATGGATTGATATTGCTTGAGGACGACCCGCAGTATGATTTCCGTATGGTGTATTACAATTCTGACGGGCGTGAAAGTACGATGTGTGGCAATGGGGGGCGCTGTGTGGTGGCTTTTGCGAAACAATTGGGTATTATAGAACACGAAACGCTATTTATAGCTGTAGATGGGGAGCATCGTGCTACGATTGAAGGGGATAGCTACGTGCGCTTGCAAATGAAAAATGTAACTGAGGTAGAAGAACACAAAGGCTACGTATTCTTAAATACAGGGTCGCCTCACCACGTGCAATGGGTGGAAGAGGTAGATGCCGTAGACGTGAAAAGCGAAGGAGCTACTATACGCTATGGAGAACTTTATGCTACTCAGGGCGGTAGTAACGTGAATTTTGTGAGCAAAGGAGAGAAAGGCTTTAAAGTGCGCACCTATGAGCGCGGAGTGGAAGATGAAACTTACTCTTGCGGTACAGGGGTTACAGCCGTAGCGATTGCTCTTTATCACATAGGAGAAACCGATGCACAACAGATTACCCTGCACACTCGAGGAGGTGACTTGCAAGTGGCTTTCGATAGAGTAGGAGAGGGGTATGAGAATATCTATTTGAGTGGTAGTGCTCAATTCGTGTTTGACGGAACAATAGAGGAGTTAAAAGGTAAAGAATGA
- a CDS encoding GNAT family N-acetyltransferase produces MIKLRALEPEDIDFLYQLENEESLWEVSDNQLPFAKHLLQDYIRNAQQDIYEAKQYRYVIAFEEGTPMGCVDLYDFSPKHRRAAVGIALLPVYRGKGYAKEALQQLIAHTQQYLDLHQLIAYIPEDNEVSIRLFEGVGFCCSGVQKDWLYSQGVYKDMLLYQNIFR; encoded by the coding sequence ATGATAAAGTTAAGAGCGTTAGAACCTGAGGATATAGATTTTTTGTATCAGTTAGAAAATGAAGAGAGTTTGTGGGAGGTAAGTGACAACCAATTGCCTTTTGCTAAGCATTTGCTACAAGATTATATACGGAATGCCCAACAGGATATTTACGAAGCTAAGCAGTATCGCTATGTTATAGCGTTTGAAGAGGGAACGCCTATGGGCTGTGTAGATTTATACGATTTTAGTCCGAAGCACCGTAGAGCAGCTGTGGGGATAGCTCTTTTGCCCGTCTATCGAGGGAAAGGTTATGCAAAAGAAGCCTTGCAACAGTTGATAGCTCATACACAACAATACTTAGACTTACACCAACTGATTGCTTATATTCCTGAGGATAATGAGGTGAGTATACGCCTTTTTGAGGGAGTAGGATTTTGTTGCAGTGGTGTACAAAAAGACTGGCTTTACAGTCAAGGAGTTTATAAAGATATGTTATTATACCAAAATATTTTCAGATAA